The Gossypium arboreum isolate Shixiya-1 chromosome 4, ASM2569848v2, whole genome shotgun sequence DNA segment AATGGAAATATTTGCCTTCCTCTGTGATTCATAATGTCCAACTTCTGAGTTCGTTTGTATAAGAATCGAATATTGACTGTAATCCCAACAGATCTCCGGGCAAGACAAGTCTTCTCAAAACCCTGCTAATGCAGTCATGCCTGCTACAAATTCATCCTACAAATCAAGGCATTACCATGGAGTAGTTAACCACATGGAAACCTCTCAGCAGCCAAAGAAGTCTTCAACCCCTTCTAGGATTCCGGATTATCCTGCGCGTTACAGCCAAGGTGattgtttctttcttttattatctCAGTATGTTTTTTAGATATGTCACTTGATTGAACTGTTTAGTTCCCTGAGTGCTGAAAAGTTTGTTTTGATCCAGCGCCACCTCCTCCTGGTGTTTCTCACCACTTTAATGGGTATGGATCACATATCAATGATATTGATTATGAATACAGTCGAAGGGTTTTTGGGGCAACATGGGATAGCATTAGTCGCCCTAGGTCACGTCGCTATGACACAAGTGACCCAATTTCATATCCCTTTTACTGATATTTATTATGACAGCTACATGAGGGTAAAATTCTTAAATGATGCACTTAAAATTGGACTGTTGTAGTTATTCAAACAAGATAGGCTGTAGAGTTGTTAGTCAGAATGGGTAAAGCTAGCATTTTTTGTAAGTTATTTCTTTGGTCCCAGTATTGTTTGTTTATCATACTACAATTTCATTGTATGGTGCTATTTCATACTTTCACAACCTTTCAAATATTGTATTTTTGTATGGTTATGACTCCATATTTGCTAGTAGATTGAAACTGAATAGCAGATTATTTTCTTGGCTGAATTCACTGAAAAAGTTCACACAAGTGGGATAtgaatcttttatatatatatccttCGTTTTGAGTAAAAGGAATTGGAGTCTCATATATATTATGTTACTCTTGGAGCATGtggttctttttaattttgtttttctttcttttagttATAAACTTATAATCTATAGTGACTTAGTGAGCAAAAATGATTTTAGAGGTGCATTAGATATTCAGTTTTCTTGTAGGTGCTTGGTAACCGATGGGATGTTTTTAgtcattatttattttagtttttcttgCTGACGAAGGATGTCGAATTTCGGCCTCATTTTTCACTAAATGGGTTAAGGTAATAATTTTAATGGCTTTGGATACTTGTCAAGCATTGCCTCAACTTCTAATTCTAAAAGCTTGGTCAAACCTTCCCAATATGAAGATCACATCTTACTACCAATGATAAGTATGGTAGGTGTTCATGGGATGGGCCGGGtttaaatatgatattaatatactttatatTTGTTCAAGCCCGGCTTGATCTGAAATATggacataaaattttgttcaagctAGCTCTTATTTACAAAAGACTAACTAAAGTTTATTTTAGGTCtgcatataatattttaaaatttttaaaaatattcgtattatcttttaatatttaatatttttatatagtcattttaacgttattttaatgtttatattagagTCGTATTATACATTTAgtataagtttattttttaatgtgttataaattatataatacagagtattataaatttaaaaatggatTGGTTCAGGTTGGGTTTGAGCATTGAATGTTAAAGCTTAAGTTTGGCTTATATTTTAActgagtttaatttttttttgtctaagttTATTTTTTTGGTTTAATATTTTTACTGAAATTCTCTCAAATTTTAGATGGACTTCTGAATTTGGGTGGGTAGCTTGACTCAAGTTCTACTTCATTAAACCAGATCTTTAACAGTTAAAACTATGACCAAACTTATCTAATATCATGTCCACTTTCATTGACACTTTGACCAAAGAAGAGAAGGTTTTGATCCTCAATCAACCTCTTTGGTCCTTGTTTAACTCAACAACTGTGGTTTAGCAGAGTTTGAATCGTAATCAGACTCTTTGTTCAAGTAAAATCACCGTTGGGTATTTATGCATTAACGTCGTTATGACATTTGTGATGATGTGGCATTGATATTCAATTCAATTATAACGTGTCGgtctcataaaaaaaatttcacaaaGTTTCACGTTAAGAACTAACTTGAGCAGAAGTATTTAGATTTGGACAACCATTTGTTGGTTCGAATTTATCATAGTTTAGTTTACATGTTCTCCATTTTCTTTTTATCAGTTTTCTAGGTTATCATTATTTTGAAAAACGTATAAAATATAGATTTTGAAATTATACTCAATTAAGAATATGTAAAGAGCctatgatattttgaaatatataaaatatatggataatatataaattataagaatttataaaacatataaatatatactaaaaactaaaaataggTACCAAAATTCATGGCCAGAGTACATAtattaatttttctttctttttcttgtagGAATTGATCTTTGGCAGGGtcaaatttgaattttgattcgACACCCGCACTATAATTTGGTGTAATTTTATGTGTGGAATTTTGATTCTGATTATTTTTCAAACACCACTAATTGCTTTAAATTGGTTATATTTGATAAGAAAATGgtgatataatttattttttaaatggcTCGGTGTGCTTACGGGTGAAATTTTATATAAAACCTTTTTTCAGTTTTACTTAAGTTTTTTTCCTAAAAAAACTGAGAAAATTGTTTTCGATCCAtttaaatcaaaattgaaactttataaaaaaaattatatagtaTTGTCCAGTAAAGTTAATTCGTACAATTTTAGGGTTTtccctttcaattttattttttagaaaaaataaagTGTGTTGATGTATACAGGGCAATTCAGCAAATATCATTTCTTTAGAGAAGGTTGAGTTTGAATTAGACGTACATTGATGGTATTAGGACAcattttaatgaaaaataaacaaataaaagattattaaaattataaaaataaatagcaTTTTAAAGCATCATGTGGTTTACTTCCAAAaccattattaaaaaatttatccaAAATATTTATATACCGGGAAAGTATGATGTATTATTAGAATAATAGTTTTTccgaaatataaatataacatgGTAGTGATAACTATAtgttcattttttcattttagacAAAcagattaaaatattaacaaaatataGTACTAAAATACTAAGATTCTTTAATGTTAATatttcaattaataaaattttcatagtttatcatattttgaattataaaattatagcATTTCAGTTTATTTATAGTATTactttattgctataaatattttCAATCAAGAAATCATTtatctttaaatattttaaaatataacttTGAAATAGCTCGTGGACTTATTTTCCCTTAAATGTTAGTTAACTTAAGCTCGCGATCTCTAGATTATTCTAGTTAGTAAAGTTAAGTTCGCAATTTCGAAACAGCTCACAGACTTATGTTCTTAGCTGATGTTTAAAGGTTAGTTGCGTTAAGTTCACAACCTCCAAATTATTCGAGTTAATTTAGTTAAGCTTGTAACTCCAAAACAACTTGCAAACTTACGTTTCCAGCTGATATTTAAAGGTTAGTTGAGTTAAGCTCGTAGCCTTCAAATTATTCGAGTTAGCTGAGTTAAGCTGGCAACTTTGAAACAACTCGCAAACTTATGTTCCCAGTTGATTCTACTAAGGCTAGTTGATTTATCTCTAATTATTTGAGTTTGTTGATCTAAGATCGCATTTCTTAACAACTTGCTAACCTATGTTCCCAGTTGATGTTTAAGGGTTAGCTAAGTTAAGCTCGCAGTCTCCAGATTATTCGAGTTAGCTTAGTTAAGCTCGCAACTTCGAAACAGTTCGAGACTTGCATTCTCAGCTCATGTTTAAAGGTTAGTTGAGTTAAGCTCATAGCCTCTAGATTATTCGAGTTAGTTGAGTTAAGCTCGCAAACTTTGAAAGAGCTCGTGGACCTACATTCCCAGCTAATGTTTAAAGGTTAGTTGAGTTAAAACTCACAACCTCCAAACTATTTAAGTTAGTTGAGTTAAGCTCGCAATTCCGAAATAGCTCGCAGACTTATATTCCCAAGTCATTCTATTAAGGTTAGCTGAATTAAGATCGCAATCTCCAATTATTTAAGTTCACTAATTTAAGATCGCAACTTTTAATAGCTTGCTAACCTACATTCAGAGTTGATATTACTAAGGCTCGTTGATTTAAGATCACAACCTCCAATTATTTGAGTTCGCCGATTTAAGAACGCAACTCCTAACAACTCGCTAATTTAAGATTACAACTTCTGATTATTTAAGTTAGTTGATTTAAGATCGTAATTCCTAACAACTTGTTGACCTGCGTTCAGAGCTGATATTACTAAAGCTCGCTGGTTTAAGATTGCAACCTCCGAATAGCTCGCTGATTTAAGATCGCAACTGATATCAAATAATTTTCTTTGAGTTCGCTGATTTACAATTTTTTTCTTACGGAAAATATAGTTTGTAGTattctgcaatacaattcttgaCTCCTGTAGCACACTATCAGACAGCAAAATTTGttcaacaaaatttcaaattaaaactCATGTGTTAAGCTTACAATTATACGCTTCACACGTGTGAGCTTGTACCCAAAAGAGTCACTTTATAACTCTTCTTCAACAAGATGGGGAacaaattattatatataattataataaaaataatctaacCCAATATTCCCATGACCCAAGTACTAAAAAAGAAATCCATCTTCATgacttgaaaaaaaataaaaaataaaaaaggtcgGACAACCAGTTTTAAGATCTCTTCCTCTTTACTCCTAAAAACTCCCTCTCTGTTGTTATTGTATATCAACAATCGTTA contains these protein-coding regions:
- the LOC108457777 gene encoding uncharacterized protein LOC108457777 isoform X1, translated to MSGNSSCSVYIGNLDERVSDRVLYDILIQAGRVVDLYIPRDKETDKPKGFAFVEYETEDVADYAVRLFSGLVTLYNRTLKFAISGQDKSSQNPANAVMPATNSSYKSRHYHGVVNHMETSQQPKKSSTPSRIPDYPARYSQAPPPPGVSHHFNGYGSHINDIDYEYSRRVFGATWDSISRPRSRRYDTSDPISYPFY